In the Olleya sp. Hel_I_94 genome, one interval contains:
- a CDS encoding TonB-dependent receptor domain-containing protein codes for MKLKDYNLLLLLMLSAFSMLAQQQISGSITNQNGEALSDVGVYDTVKGLITKSDANGNFNFETEKATLNLTFFNYEYQVLEQTVTSTEAKNLKIILLPLSETTLSEVEITVRKAKLFSLKQLADVEDTAIYAGKKTEVVLIDQSMANLGANNARQLYSQVAGLNIYQNDDAGLQLNIGGRGLDPNRTANFNTRQNGYDISADVLGYPESYYTPTAEALQEIQIVRGAASLQYGTQFGGLVNFKMKTPNTEKPLELITRNTVGSNGLYTNFTSASGTKGKLSYYTFFNYKKGDGFRPNSNFESKNFYAHLGYQFNDNTKLEGEVTYLRYLAKQGGGLNDDQFEADPYQSNRSRNWFQVDWLLYNLKLSHKFSENTNFTFNAFGLNASRDALGFRTNRVDQPDANTERDLIKGEFDNYGFETRVLTNYNLFGKKSIGLLGAKFYKAENTSEQGPGSDGSDPNFDFQYDVFPNYSNQSSFTYPNLNVAVFGENIVYLNDKLSITPGFRFEYINTQSDGFFRRINTDAAGNVILNEKIEDDLTKERSFVLLGLGASYKPSTAFEVYGNISQNYRSVTFSDISINNPAFIISPDIDDESGFTVDAGARGKWSNNISYDVSAFSLFYNDRIGFVQRVLSDGNIKSERGNVGDAMMYGIESLVEFNLENLLLKNEDYILNYYVNFSYVDSEYTKSEELGVEGSKVEFIPNYNFKTGVRLGYKDFLSNIQYTYLSSQFTDATNATEGNLSGVIGEIPAYDVLDVSLSYKYKQFKLEAGVNNLLDNAYFTRRATGYPGPGIIPSANRNFYTTLEVKF; via the coding sequence ATGAAATTAAAGGACTATAACCTATTACTATTATTGATGTTATCTGCTTTTAGCATGTTAGCACAACAGCAAATTTCTGGTTCAATTACTAATCAAAATGGCGAAGCACTAAGCGATGTTGGCGTTTATGATACCGTTAAGGGTTTGATAACCAAGTCTGATGCTAACGGTAATTTTAATTTTGAAACTGAAAAAGCAACACTTAATTTAACTTTTTTTAATTACGAATATCAAGTTTTAGAGCAAACAGTGACGTCAACCGAAGCTAAAAACTTAAAAATAATATTACTACCTCTAAGCGAAACAACATTGTCTGAAGTAGAAATTACCGTTAGAAAAGCAAAATTATTTAGCCTAAAACAATTAGCAGACGTTGAAGACACTGCTATTTACGCTGGAAAAAAGACAGAAGTGGTTTTAATAGACCAATCCATGGCTAATCTTGGTGCTAATAATGCCAGACAATTATACAGTCAAGTAGCAGGTTTAAACATTTATCAAAATGACGATGCAGGTTTACAGTTAAATATTGGTGGACGTGGTTTGGATCCAAACCGTACAGCTAATTTTAATACACGCCAAAATGGATACGATATTAGTGCAGATGTACTAGGTTATCCTGAGAGTTATTACACACCAACTGCAGAGGCATTACAAGAAATACAAATTGTTAGAGGTGCAGCTTCATTGCAATACGGAACACAATTTGGTGGTTTGGTTAATTTTAAAATGAAAACACCAAATACTGAAAAACCATTAGAACTGATTACAAGAAACACGGTTGGAAGTAATGGACTATACACCAACTTTACTAGCGCAAGTGGTACCAAAGGTAAGTTGAGTTATTATACGTTTTTTAACTATAAAAAAGGAGACGGATTTAGACCAAACTCTAATTTTGAATCTAAAAATTTTTACGCGCATTTAGGATATCAGTTTAATGATAATACTAAGTTGGAAGGAGAGGTAACTTATTTAAGATACTTAGCTAAGCAAGGTGGAGGATTAAACGATGATCAGTTTGAAGCAGATCCATACCAAAGTAATCGTTCTAGAAACTGGTTTCAGGTGGATTGGTTACTGTATAATTTAAAACTGTCTCATAAGTTTTCTGAAAACACAAACTTTACATTTAATGCATTTGGATTAAATGCGTCTAGAGACGCTTTAGGGTTTAGGACTAACCGTGTGGATCAACCTGATGCTAATACAGAAAGAGATTTAATAAAAGGAGAATTTGATAACTATGGTTTTGAAACCAGAGTTTTAACCAACTATAATTTGTTTGGTAAAAAGTCCATTGGCTTACTTGGTGCTAAGTTTTATAAAGCAGAAAACACCTCTGAGCAAGGTCCTGGAAGTGATGGTTCAGATCCAAATTTTGATTTTCAGTATGATGTATTTCCAAATTACAGTAACCAATCTAGCTTTACTTACCCTAATTTAAATGTTGCTGTTTTTGGAGAAAACATTGTGTATTTAAACGATAAGCTATCTATAACTCCTGGTTTTAGATTTGAATATATTAATACCCAAAGTGATGGTTTTTTTAGACGTATAAATACAGATGCTGCAGGTAATGTTATTTTAAATGAAAAAATTGAAGATGACTTAACCAAGGAACGCTCATTTGTGTTATTAGGTTTAGGTGCAAGTTATAAACCAAGTACTGCGTTTGAGGTTTACGGAAATATTTCGCAAAACTACAGATCAGTAACATTTTCTGATATAAGTATTAATAATCCAGCATTTATTATTAGTCCAGATATTGATGACGAAAGTGGGTTTACTGTGGATGCAGGAGCAAGAGGTAAATGGTCCAACAATATATCGTACGACGTTAGTGCGTTTAGCTTATTTTATAATGACAGAATAGGATTTGTGCAACGTGTACTTTCTGACGGAAATATTAAAAGCGAAAGAGGAAACGTTGGAGATGCCATGATGTATGGTATTGAGAGTTTAGTAGAATTTAATTTAGAAAACCTACTGCTAAAAAACGAAGATTATATACTTAACTATTATGTCAATTTTTCATATGTAGACTCAGAGTATACAAAATCTGAAGAGCTTGGAGTAGAAGGTAGTAAGGTGGAGTTTATACCAAACTATAACTTTAAAACAGGTGTTAGATTAGGTTACAAAGACTTTTTATCTAATATTCAATATACCTATTTGTCCTCTCAATTTACAGATGCGACTAATGCGACAGAGGGTAATTTAAGTGGTGTAATTGGAGAGATTCCTGCATACGATGTCTTAGATGTGTCTTTGTCGTACAAGTACAAACAATTTAAGCTAGAAGCAGGAGTAAACAACCTATTGGATAATGCTTATTTTACGCGACGTGCAACAGGATATCCTGGACCAGGAATCATTCCTTCGGCTAACCGAAATTTTTATACAACCTTAGAGGTTAAATTTTAA
- a CDS encoding HTTM domain-containing protein, which translates to MELNLKTYLNKTTDAAPLAVFRIGFGLMMCYGMIRYWLKGWIDTVYVQPQFHFKYYGFEWVKSLGEYTYLLFFICGLSALFVAIGYKYRLAIIIFFISFTYIELIEKTTYLNHYYFISILSFLMLFLPANAYFSLDNYTTKISYKSIPKWSIDAIKLLLGIVYFYAGLAKINSDWLLKVQPLKIWLRSKYDLPFIGETIMQQDWFHYAMSWSGMLYDLLIPFFLLYKRTRFVAFIMVIFFHVFTRVLFPIGMFPFVMIVSALIFFDASFHHKIIQKIKSLLGFISAKAQPIAFKSVYTVRHRKLVLPILGLFFVVQLLLPFRYMLYPGELFWTEEGYRFSWRVMLMEKMGNTTFKIKDEQGNTFLVNNADFLTPLQEKQMSFQPDFILEYAHYLGDHFTKQGYKNVQVQAKSYVALNGRLSQLFIDESVNLYQEKESFKHKHWILPFTDEIKGL; encoded by the coding sequence ATGGAATTAAACCTAAAAACATATCTAAACAAAACCACAGATGCAGCTCCTTTGGCTGTGTTCAGGATTGGTTTTGGATTAATGATGTGTTATGGTATGATTCGTTATTGGTTAAAAGGATGGATTGATACGGTTTATGTACAACCTCAATTTCATTTTAAGTATTACGGTTTTGAATGGGTTAAATCCTTAGGTGAGTATACCTATTTACTATTTTTTATTTGTGGTTTGTCAGCTTTATTTGTCGCTATTGGTTATAAATACAGATTAGCCATAATTATCTTTTTTATTAGCTTTACTTATATAGAGTTAATCGAAAAAACCACCTATTTAAATCATTATTACTTTATAAGTATTCTTAGCTTTTTAATGCTGTTTTTACCAGCTAACGCCTATTTTTCATTAGATAACTATACAACAAAAATTAGCTATAAAAGTATTCCTAAATGGAGTATAGACGCTATAAAACTACTGTTAGGTATTGTTTATTTTTACGCAGGATTAGCCAAAATAAACAGCGATTGGTTATTAAAAGTCCAACCCTTAAAAATTTGGTTACGCTCTAAATACGACTTACCATTTATTGGCGAAACTATTATGCAGCAAGATTGGTTTCATTACGCTATGAGCTGGTCAGGTATGTTATATGATTTACTAATTCCGTTTTTTTTACTGTACAAACGTACACGATTTGTAGCTTTTATAATGGTCATATTTTTCCATGTATTCACACGTGTTTTGTTTCCTATTGGGATGTTTCCGTTTGTTATGATAGTAAGTGCATTAATCTTTTTTGATGCCTCGTTTCATCATAAAATAATACAAAAAATAAAGTCGCTGCTTGGCTTTATTTCCGCGAAAGCGCAACCTATAGCATTTAAATCAGTCTACACAGTACGTCATCGTAAATTAGTACTACCAATTCTAGGTTTATTTTTTGTGGTGCAACTGTTACTTCCGTTTAGATATATGTTGTATCCAGGCGAATTGTTTTGGACAGAAGAAGGTTATCGCTTCTCATGGCGAGTGATGTTAATGGAAAAAATGGGAAACACAACCTTTAAAATTAAGGATGAGCAAGGGAATACGTTTTTAGTCAATAATGCCGATTTTTTGACGCCTTTACAGGAAAAACAAATGAGTTTTCAGCCTGATTTTATTTTAGAATATGCACATTACTTAGGCGATCATTTTACCAAACAAGGCTATAAAAATGTACAAGTGCAGGCTAAAAGTTATGTAGCTTTAAATGGACGATTAAGCCAATTATTTATTGACGAAAGCGTAAATTTGTACCAAGAAAAAGAATCGTTTAAACATAAACACTGGATTTTACCATTTACAGATGAAATTAAAGGACTATAA